CGCACTCGTGCGCTTCTCGCTGCTGGCGTTGTCGTCCATTCTGTTCTTGGTGGATCCGTTCGCCGCGCTGCCTACGTTCCTTGCCGTGACGGCAGATCAGGATGACGCCAAGCGCAAGCGCACTGCACGCAAAGCATCGCTGACGGCGTTCGTTGTCTTGACCACCTTTGCGTTGGTGGGAACGTACCTCTTCCGCATCTTCGGAATCACGATTCCTGCGTTCGAGATATGCGGTGGCATCATTCTGTTGCTGATCGGCCTCGACATGTTGGAGGCCAAGCGTTCCGCCACACAGGAGTCGCCGAGCGAGACCGCGGCGGCGAGCACGAAGGATGATGCGGGCATTGTGCCGATGGGCATCCCGATGTTGGCTGGACCGGGTTCGATCACCTCCGTGATGGTGCTGGTCGGGCAGGTGCGTTCGACGGCGCAGTTTCTAGCGGTGCTCGCAGCGATCCTCGTAACGATGCTGATCT
The nucleotide sequence above comes from Granulicella cerasi. Encoded proteins:
- a CDS encoding MarC family protein, with amino-acid sequence MLVPIPTSAALTHIESSALVRFSLLALSSILFLVDPFAALPTFLAVTADQDDAKRKRTARKASLTAFVVLTTFALVGTYLFRIFGITIPAFEICGGIILLLIGLDMLEAKRSATQESPSETAAASTKDDAGIVPMGIPMLAGPGSITSVMVLVGQVRSTAQFLAVLAAILVTMLICWGVLHQAARVAAMLGETGIRILVRIMGLLLVALAVQYFVNGFVDLGVLNRPSLP